The genomic region TCCCTACCAGAGGCTGAGCCTGTTCGGCAGGATCATCAACATCGCGGACTGCTACGACGGGCTAACCTCGTCCCGGGTCTGCGGCAGGAACGCCTATCCCCCCCACAAGGCGCTCAGGGTTATGCTCGCCCAGGCTGGGACGGTCTACGACCAGCCTCTTTTGAAGCTCTTCATCAACTGCGTCGGCATCCATGCCATCGGCTCCCTGCTGCTTCTGGACAGCAACGAGTTGGCGGTAGTGGTCGGAAACAGCGCAGACCCCACCCAGTGGGACAGCCCGAAGGTGCGCATCATCGCCGACGCCCAGGGGCACGAGGTAGAGGGGGAGATCATCGACCTGGGCCTTCCCAGCTGCTTCAGGACCATCTCCGCCACCCTCGACCCCTACCTCTATGACCTCGACGTGAGCCGCTATTTCTATTAGACGACCCTGCCCCAAAAACCGCCGCTAGTCATACACCACGGTGAGCAGCGGCGCGTTATCCTGGTTTGACTCGTCGATCTCAATCATTCCCGGCACGGTGGTGGTGAAGTCGTTCTCCTGGAATATGCGCACCTGGAAGAACCTCAATTCCCTGCGCTGGGCCTCCACCATGAGCGGGGTCACGTCGACCACCACCTCGCGGTTCACGTCCGCCGACGAGATCGGTGGGGAGATGCTGACGCTTTGCAGCGGCGGCAGCAGGATGCGGTCGAAGTCGTCGGTGATCACCGGAGGGGCGAAGGAAACCAGTTCGATCCTGATCGGTATGGTCGCAGTCGGCGGGAGCACCGTTACGCTCCTGATCACGATGCCGAGTTCGGCGGAACGGATCCTGGCGTTAAGGGGGACCGTGGTGAGCGGGAAGTGCAGGAACGCACGGTAGACGTCGTCGTTGCCGGGATCTACCCCGGCGAAGATGCCATTGACCGTGGAAGCCCGGGTCACGGTCAGCACCCCTCCGGCGTTGACGATATCAGCGTCAACCGCCACGTCGCTAGGTATCCTAGTCTCGATCAGCGGGCGATCGTCGTGTCCCCCGCCGCATCCAGCCATCACCAGCAGCAGTGCCGCGAGCACCACTCCAAGAAGTTTTCCTTTCATGCATGCCTCCTGCCCAACCTTCTAATTAGAGAATATCACGCCCAACAGTGCTCAATGGTACCAAAGGAAGGGGAAAAGAAAAGCGGCCCGCAACGACTCAATGGTCGGTGTGCCGGCCGTTGATTTTGCAGTCTCATTCCGGTCCCCTCCTCTTGCACATGACGCAGGTCCGGGTACAATACATTAGCTCAATTCTAATGTATTAGCTGCACTAGCCACGCTTAACTATGCTGCAGCTAGGTTTCCAGCTGGTCGTTTTTCGCCTGGAACCAGGCCAATAAAGACTTTGCCCAAAAAAATCCGCCCGGCGTATAATTTTTCCTGGATGTCAAAATCAATGAGAGACCGCACCACACGTAAAGAACGCGGAGGGACACCATGACAGCGAAGAACGAAACGCTCCGTCAACACCTGGCCGCCGTCAAGGCGGGAGAAAGGGTCTTTGAGAACGCCTTCCAGGGGATCATCCGGATGATCCTGGAGCCGGGTTTCGAAAAGGTGGTCGTCAATGGCAAGACGACCTACGACTTCAACATATTCAGGACCGGCCGCAAGCACACCATCGGGATGTACGACGAGATCAACAGTTTCGTCTCCTTCGTCAAAGATGCGGCCGAGGGTGGGTCCAGCAAGGAGATGGCCTTCGTCCTGGTGGGCGAGCCGGGTAACGGCAAGACCTTCTTCGTGGAGTTCCTGTGCAGCAAGTACCGCAACTTCCTCCAAGGGAAGAACCGCAAATACAGCTTCAGGTTCCTAAACATGGACCGGCTTGGCAACTACGGCAGGATCCGGGAGATCGACTCCGAGACCTACGAGGATCCAATGATCCTCGCGATGAACCTCTTCGAGGACCTGGACGAAGGGCGCCGCTTCATCGCGGAACAAGGTTTCTCCGACGCCGAGCTGGACACGCTCTACCGGAACTACCGGCCGCTTGGCGCTAGCTCCGGCTATATCCTGAACGAGATCCGGAACTACCTCGACAACGACGTTGAAAAGATCCTGGAGAGCATCGCCATCACGCCGGTGCCGATGAGCGAGAGCCTGGGCACCCTCACCGGGAAGTACCCGGCAAAGGACAAGATCACCTCGTCCGCGGTGGATCTGCTGGGGGAAGAATCGATTCAGAGGCTATTGCACCTCTCCGACACCAACAACCCGTACCGCTTCGACCTGCGCCGCGGGGCGCTGGCTCGCGTGGCCGGGGGGGGGATCCATTTCAGCGATGAGATCTTCAAGAACAAGAAGGACCTGGTGCAGGTGTACCTGGGCGTAATCCAGAACCGCGCCATTGAGATCGACGGCTACAAGTGGCCGATCGACTCCATGATCATCGCCACCAGCAACAACTCCGAGTTCAACCGGTTCCTGGCAGAGAAGGAAGAGGCGCCGATCGTCGACCGCTGCAGGATCTGCTACGTCTCGCACAACACCAACTACC from Citrifermentans bremense harbors:
- a CDS encoding serine protein kinase PrkA gives rise to the protein MTAKNETLRQHLAAVKAGERVFENAFQGIIRMILEPGFEKVVVNGKTTYDFNIFRTGRKHTIGMYDEINSFVSFVKDAAEGGSSKEMAFVLVGEPGNGKTFFVEFLCSKYRNFLQGKNRKYSFRFLNMDRLGNYGRIREIDSETYEDPMILAMNLFEDLDEGRRFIAEQGFSDAELDTLYRNYRPLGASSGYILNEIRNYLDNDVEKILESIAITPVPMSESLGTLTGKYPAKDKITSSAVDLLGEESIQRLLHLSDTNNPYRFDLRRGALARVAGGGIHFSDEIFKNKKDLVQVYLGVIQNRAIEIDGYKWPIDSMIIATSNNSEFNRFLAEKEEAPIVDRCRICYVSHNTNYRMQEGLTSYAIGSDSKTTLTRELLHQDPNLNYAASVGVVLTRLPRSEKLTPIETMKLAAGEVAGEKSIKALAEVIDTLGQEPDITKRFGQRGLGHRSLGRSIQILKESSETNEGRCMVAYDVFRSLERVVLDYVVEPNERAKYLEDLKTGKQLYRERIMTEMFNAYMDEPFAIKKDVQNYVNMIIGIDAENLGPDRMWKYKDPQTGELKALKIDERYVKSVEERIGLKTEEQRASFRTSIRKIYGQKISVDPSYDFMDNLELVKAVTDVRLKSDIAGAGSLIGALANRTNEENQKLYDRMIVTMLGKLGYCRTCAQKTIEYFCTQEDES